The following are from one region of the Nicotiana tomentosiformis chromosome 7, ASM39032v3, whole genome shotgun sequence genome:
- the LOC104112098 gene encoding phosphatidylinositol/phosphatidylcholine transfer protein SFH13, whose protein sequence is MSEWLDAYDDIRERRSDFEVSEDERRRSRIGAFKKKALNASNKFTHSLKKRGKRKVDYRFPSVSIADVRDAKEENAVCELRQRLLERNLLPPRHDDYHMMLRFLKARDLNVEKTIPMWEEMLNWRKEYGADTILQDFYFEELEEVLQFYPQGYHGVDREGRPVYIERLGQAHPNKLMRITTINRYLKYHVQEFERALHEKFPACSIAAKKRICTTTTILDVQGLGIKNFTRTAASLLAAMAKIDNSYYPETLHRMFIVNAGPGFKKMLWPAAQKFLDAKTIAKIQVLEPKSLDKLFEVIDQSQLPDFLGGSCTCSFEGGCLRSNKGPWSDPEVMKLVYNVEATTVKEISRKIGDQRKIESYIQIRPLKGRSSDTSTSDSVSDADDSCSPTRGSSSSILRLAPVDEEARSSDSTAYCSCDDEFSLGDRGVADEHGLLHWQGQSPERNPMICSTNIPNSEGTWAIRWCERIQEKIFSSCFRCLERKLIPFILKLCAFIRCLPFEYWRKQTNVFPTNALEERQGTSSSVNDEAVQKVREAHPCMQRLNRLENLLEEINKKPAEIPAEKDQMLLQSMDRIKSVEVDLDKTKRVLHATVLKQLEIAELLENLKESRFHRRSFLC, encoded by the exons ATGTCAG AATGGTTGGATGCATATGATGACATAAGAGAAAGAAGATCAGACTTTGAGGTTTCAGAGGATGAAAGACGGCGTTCCAGAATTGGTGCTTTCAAGAAAAAGGCATTAAATGCTTCAAACAAGTTCACTCACTCTCTGAAGAAAAGAGGAAAAAGGAAAGTTGACTACAGGTTCCCTTCAGTTTCAATAGCAGATGTACGTGACGCAAAAGAGGAGAATGCTGTCTGTGAATTGCGTCAAAGGCTCCTTGAACGGAATTTGTTGCCACCCAGACATGATGACTACCATATGATGTTGAG ATTTTTGAAGGCAAGAGATCTTAATGTTGAGAAGACTATTCCGATGTGGGAAGAAATGCTTAACTGGAGGAAAGAGTATGGCGCAGACACAATATTGCAG GATTTTTACTTTGAAGAGTTGGAAGAAGTATTGCAGTTTTACCCACAAGGATATCATGGAGTTGACAGGGAGGGAAGGCCTGTTTATATCGAAAGGCTCGGACAAGCTCATCCCAACAAACTTATGCGGATCACCACGATTAATCGCTACTTGAAATATCATGTTCAAGAATTTGAAAGGGCACTACATGAGAAGTTCCCTGCATGTTCTATTGCCGCAAAGAAAAGGATCTGCACAACAACTACAATTTTGGATGTGCAAGGCTTA GGGATTAAAAACTTCACAAGGACTGCTGCTAGTCTTTTGGCGGCCATGGCAAAAATTGATAATAGCTATTATCCTGAG ACACTGCATCGAATGTTCATTGTCAATGCTGGCCCTGGCTTCAAAAAGATGCTCTGGCCAGCAGCTCAGAAATTTTTGGATGCAAAGACTATTGCCAAGATACAG GTGCTGGAACCCAAATCTTTGGATAAACTATTTGAAGTTATTGACCAAAG TCAATTGCCCGACTTCTTAGGTGGCTCTTGTACCTGTTCTTTCGAGGGTGGATGCCTCAGGTCTAACAAGGGTCCATGGAGTGATCCTGAAGTAATGAAG CTTGTATATAACGTAGAAGCAACAACAGTGAAGGAAATCTCTAGAAAAATTGGTGACCAAAGGAAAATTGAATCCTATATTCAGATACGCCCTTTAAAG GGGAGGAGTAGCGACACATCCACAAGTGATTCAGTATCAGATGCTGATGATTCGTGTTCACCAACTAGAGGAAGTAGTAGCTCAATTTTGAGGCTGGCCCCAGTTGATGAAGAA GCTAGGTCATCAGATTCAACAGCCTATTGTAGCTGTGATGATGAATTCAGCCTAGGTGATCGAGGTGTTGCTGATGAGCATGGATTGCTACATTGGCAAGGACAATCTCCTGAGAGAAATCCAATGATTTGTTCCACTAATATACCTAATTCTGAAG GTACCTGGGCAATTCGTTGGTGTGAAAGAATCCAAGAGAAGATTTTTAGCAGTTGTTTCCGTTGTTTGGAAAGGAAACTGATTCCTTTCATACTCAAACTCTGTGCATTTATTCGTTGTCTGCCCTTTGAGTACTGGAGGAAACAGACAAATGTTTTCCCGACTAATGCATTGGAAGAAAGGCAAGGGACCAGTTCGTCTGTTAATGATGAAGCAGTTCAAAAAGTAAGGGAGGCCCATCCATGCATGCAGCGTCTTAATAGATTGGAAAATTTATTGGAAGAAATAAACAAAAAGCCCGCTGAGATCCCAGCAGAGAAGGACCAAATGCTTCTGCAATCAATGGACAGGATCAAGTCTGTCGAGGTTGACCTAGATAAAACAAAAAGG GTATTGCATGCTACAGTGTTGAAGCAACTTGAAATTGCAGAGTTATTGGAGAACCTAAAAGAGTCGAGATTTCAT AGGCGGAGTTTTTTGTGTTGA